GCGAGAGCCGCTTGCGCGGCGTTGGAGACGGCGGCCGAGGCGAACAGGCCCAGCGCCAATGCCGAAGTCGCTTCGATCAGAATCGTCGCGAACAGGAAGGCGTAGACGTCCCAGCCGACCGCCGGCAGCCGCCCGAGCGCCCGCAGCACGACCAGCAACACCGCGCTCACTCCCGCCAGGACCGGAAGCAGCGCCGTTATCTTCGACGCGACGTAGGCGCCCACGCTGAGCCCGGCCAGGCGTTCGCGCCGGAAAACCGCCATCTCGCCGACGATCTGGAGCAGGCCGTACGTCAGGCCGAAGAAGAAACCGTCGAAGGCGATCCAGAACACGATCTGGGCCGGGCCCACCCCGGCCGCGGTACGCGGCTCGAACTCGCCGCGCTTGAACAACGTCGCCATCATCGCCGTCACCAGCACCGGTGAGCCGAGCAGGATCGCCAGGGTCAGCCGGTTGCGGGAAAGGACGTCGACGTTGCGCCGTGTCAGGAGCCACCATTGTCGAAGCCTGCCGGTGTGTTTGACGCCGGACGGGGTGGGCACGCGCCGTTGGGTTGGGCCGTGGCTGGCTGGTGCATTGAGGCGGCTTCCCGCGAATCGCTCCGCCCAGATTTGCGGAGTGTGCTCGCCGGCCAGGCGCTCGTACACCTCGGCGAGGTCCGCCACGCCGAAGTAGTGCCGCGCGGCGGCCGGGCTGCCGCTGAAGGCCAAGTGGCCGTCGCGGGCCAGGAAGACCACCCGGTCACACCGATCGATGCCGGCCGGCTCATGCGTGGTGAGAACGACGGTGACCCCGCGTTGGCTGAGCCGGCGCAGTAGGCGCATGACCTCGGCCGCGGTGGAGGGATCGAGGCCGGAGGTGGGCTCGTCGAGAAAGAACAGCCGCGGCCGGGTGAGTAACTCCACCGCGATGCTGGCCCGTTTGCGCTGCCCGCCGGACAACGCGCGCACGGGCACGTCCGCCCGGTCGGCCAGGTCCAGGTCCTTCAGCGTCTCCTCCACGATCCGTTCCGTCTCCGCCGCCGATGTGCCGGCGGGCAGCCGTAGCTGCGCCGCGTAGCGCAGCGTGCGGCGCAAGGGCATCTCGAGGTGGATGATGTCGTCCTGGGGCACGTAGCCGACCCGGGAGTCGGTGGTGATGCGTGGACGGCGCGCGACACCGTCGTGCCGCAACTCCCCGGCCGACGGCGGCTGCAGTCCCGCGAGGACCTCCAGCAAGGTGGTTTTGCCCGCTCCGCTGCCGCCGGCGATGGCGACCAATTCGCCTGGTTCCACTGCCAGCGACATTCGCTGGAGGGTTTGCCGGCCACCCGCGCGCCGGCTGATGTCGATTGCCTCGACCCGAGCGCCGCCCGGCG
This genomic interval from Mycobacterium sp. SMC-2 contains the following:
- a CDS encoding ATP-binding cassette domain-containing protein; its protein translation is MTELACTATTVDAPGGARVEAIDISRRAGGRQTLQRMSLAVEPGELVAIAGGSGAGKTTLLEVLAGLQPPSAGELRHDGVARRPRITTDSRVGYVPQDDIIHLEMPLRRTLRYAAQLRLPAGTSAAETERIVEETLKDLDLADRADVPVRALSGGQRKRASIAVELLTRPRLFFLDEPTSGLDPSTAAEVMRLLRRLSQRGVTVVLTTHEPAGIDRCDRVVFLARDGHLAFSGSPAAARHYFGVADLAEVYERLAGEHTPQIWAERFAGSRLNAPASHGPTQRRVPTPSGVKHTGRLRQWWLLTRRNVDVLSRNRLTLAILLGSPVLVTAMMATLFKRGEFEPRTAAGVGPAQIVFWIAFDGFFFGLTYGLLQIVGEMAVFRRERLAGLSVGAYVASKITALLPVLAGVSAVLLVVLRALGRLPAVGWDVYAFLFATILIEATSALALGLFASAAVSNAAQAALALPMLCFPQVLFGGAIVPVDQMATPGRLMSLALSNRHAFDALGRGLSLDRYTVTLPAMAAYRDTFQGGTAVSLIALASFAVALTLATAWVLDRRSRPGASVR